One Pygocentrus nattereri isolate fPygNat1 chromosome 23, fPygNat1.pri, whole genome shotgun sequence genomic window carries:
- the m17 gene encoding IL-6 subfamily cytokine M17: protein MNGHDRNMQAHRSHSTSMVFLLGVVLLTIIHLVNTTVPCTENNSKILQKGVKLARLMNRTTADITKTYQAYQGDFVEQFCKMSMDNVPASTLSGRTSSERVLSIYTHLKEFLPHVKKVLEQQNDLQPPSSPLLPVLSQLKEQINHLAQRVNCIFQILQPNILVPEPPAWPTRIPPAQNIFQQKVYGCVVLTRLSEFLSATLEELRSLKGSMGKKRTGKELLSNSWN, encoded by the exons ATGAATGGTCATGATAGGAACATGCAGGCCCACAGATCACATTCAACATCCA TGGTCTTCCTGTTAGGTGTTGTACTGTTGACCATAATTCACTTGGTGAATACAACAGTTCCATGCACCGAAAACAACTCCAAGATTCTTCAGAAAGGAGTGAAGCTTGCCAGGTTAATGAATAGGACCACTGCAGATATCACAAAGACATAT CAAGCCTATCAGGGGGACTTTGTGGAGCAGTTCTGCAAAATGTCAATGGACAATGTGCCAGCCTCCACGCTTTCTGGCCGGACTTCATCTGAACGCGTGCTTAGCATTTATACTCATCTAAAGGAGTTCCTGCCACATGTGAAGAAGGTGCTGGAGCAACAGAATGACCTGCAACCCCCCTCTAGCCCTCTGCTCCCTGTCTTGTCTCAGCTCAAGGAGCAAATCAATCACCTTGCCCAGAGGGTGAATTGCATTTTCCAAATCCTGCAGCCTAACATCCTTGTGCCAGAGCCACCAGCATGGCCCACCAGAATTCCTCCTGCTCAAAACATCTTTCAGCAGAAGGTCTATGGCTGTGTGGTTCTGACTAGGCTCAGTGAATTCCTCTCCGCAACGCTTGAAGAACTCAGGTCACTCAAGGGCAGCATGGGCAAAAAAAGGACTGGAAAAGAACTACTGAGTAATAGTTGGAATTAA